CTGCATTTGCATTACACCTTTCAGGTATTCGCGGCCCAGGTCATTGTTTTTAGCAACAAACTGCTGGTACAGCGGCAGGTATTTACCCTGATAGTTTTTCAGGAATGCGCTTGCATAGGCAAAAGCAGGATCATTCTGCAGCGTTACTGCATCCGGGTTAGCGATGAAGGCATTCCATTTGGCATCGTTGAAAATCATGGTGTTAGCCATGAGATTAGCTGCCCACATGTTATAGGTTTTATCTTCATCCAGCGGACCATATTTCGCTTTCAGCTCATCATAGAAACCGCCTGGTTGCTGATCTTTAGGGATATCAGTGTAGAACATATGACAGGTAGCTGCCAGGATTTTCTGATCGCTTGGTTTATTTTCAGCAGCGAGGAAATTTGTTCTTGCTGCTTTAGCTGCTTCGATCGCCTGCTGTAAAGTTTCTTTAGGAACATTGGCAGTTGCCAGTGCTCTTTCCAGACCTGTCAGGGAACCAGCAAAGGCAGCTACCGGAGAACCCAGTACACCTTCGGTCAGGTATATACGGCCTTTTGCATAAGGGCTCCAGGCTTTATAGGCAGCAGCATAGTCATTAAATACGCCGGCAAACTCTGGTTTGTCCTGCGCCCATTTAATAAAAGCAGCTTCCTGTTTTCTTTTTTCATCCAGTACGTGGTATTTTTCCAGCTGTTTGGTTTCGCCGTCGAAGAATTTCCAGTAGTTAGCGATGCCGGCATAGGAAGAAGCCAGTTGCAGTTTAACTGCAGGGTCTTTCTTCATCTGCTCGAACATTGCTTTCAGGCGCACGTCGCGGAGATTAACAACAGAAGGGTTTTCCACAGTAGTTTTCAGCTCCACACCGTAAGAAGTTTCGTAACGGTTGGTACCACCAGGATAACCAAAGATCATGGCATAATCATTTTCTTTGATTCCTTTTATGGAAACCGGCAGGAAATGTTTAGGTTTCAGCGGAACGTTTTCTGCAGAATATGGAGCTGGTTTACCATCTTTGTTGGCGTATACGCGGAAGATGGAGAAATCGCCGGTATGACGTGGCCATTCCCAGTTGTCGGTATCGCCACCGAATTTACCAACGCTTTCAGGTGGAGCGCCAACGAGGCGGACATCTGTATAGCGTTCGTAAACGAAGAGCAGGTATTGGTTGCCTTTGAACATCGGAACTACTTTTGCTTCGTAACCGTTGCCATTAGTAGCTTTAGCGATGATATCGGCATAAATTTCCTGTTCTTTTTTGGCTCTTTCGGCGCCATTGAGACCTTTTACAACGTCTTCTACCTGTTTGGTAACATCATCTACCTTTACCAGGAACTGAACAGATAACTTCGGAGAAGTAATTTCCTGTTGTTTGTTCTGGGCATAGAAGCCATTTTTGAGGTAGTTATGTTCTACTGAGCTGGCAGAAGCGATTGCATCATAGCCGCAGTGGTGATTGGTGAAGATCAGCCCTTCGTTGGAAACTATTTCACCGGTACAGCCACCACCAAAAATTACGATTGCATCTTTGATGGACGCTTTGTTGATGCTGTACAGTTGATCCTTCGTCAGTTTGAGGCCTCTTTTCACCATATCGTTATACGTCTGCTGCCCCAGCAAATAGGGAAGCCACATGCCCTCATCCGCTTTGGCCCATTTAATACTGAAGGCCATCAGGAGGAGCAAAACCACTAGATGTTTTCTCATAGTTTGTGCAGATTTATTTTTAAGGACCTCAAACCTAGGCTTTTTTTTCGTTATAAGCAGCAGGAAACAGTTATTGACGGCTAAATGCAGGGGATCTCTCCAAATAAAATCATCAAAAATGTGTATCAAAATAAAAAACTGGAATATGTTTTGATTATGGGAGCTTCAAATGGCCATGCCAATTATTATAAATCCCCTGTGAATCAGGATAAATTCTTTAAAACCTGTAGTATATGAATAAACTATTTTTCGTATTTGGAATCGCGGCACTTGTTTCCTGCCATTCCGGTACTACCCAGGAAGAGAAAAAGGATTCTGTTAAGAGTGACCTGCAACAGGCAGGCGACAATTTAAAATCAGCAGCAAATAATGCGGGTGATTATCTGCAGGAGCAGAAAAAACAGACGATAGACACCCTGAATGACAGGATTGCTGAATTAGACAAGGCGGCTGATGAATTAAAGAAAAAAGGTGATAAAAAAAGTCTGGAAGCCAGAAAGAAACTGGAAGAATTGAAATTACAGATGCAGCAGGAAATCGAGGATGTAAAACAGGCCAGTGCTGAGAAATGGGACAGCACCAAAAAAGCGGCAGATGAATTTGGAAAAAAATCTGAAAAGCTATGGGCTGATTTTAAGCACGATTTCAAAGACCTGTTCAAATAGCACGGGCCGGGAGCTTGTTCCTTGTCGATTATTCATGTAATTTTACCCGGCTTAACCGATTGAACTTTGCTACTAACTCGATATCAGGATTTATTCTACGAAGCTGGCTGTGATGAAGCCGGACGCGGGTGCCTCGCAGGACCCGTATTTGCGGCGGCGGTAATATTACCGGCCAATTTCAAGCATCCTTTGCTGAATGATTCCAAGCAGATGAAAGCTACGGACAGGGATAAACTGAGAAAGATAATAGAGAAAAAAGCTATCTGTTATGCAGTTGCCAGTGTTGATAATGTGGAGATTGACAAGATTAATATCCTGAAAGCATCCTTTAAAGCGATGCACCTGGCACTGGATCAGTTGGTACAACGCCCGGAATATATCCTGGTGGATGGCAACAGGTTCACACCCTACGGCGATATTCCATACGCCTGTATTATTGAGGGTGACGGAAAATATGCTTCCATTGCCGCTGCTTCTGTGCTGGCGAAAACATATCGCGATGAGTACATGCAGCAATTGCACCAGGAGCACCCTCATTTTGGCTGGGACACCAATATGGGATACGGCACAAAGAAACACCGCGAGGCCATACAGGTACACGGTGAAACATCTTACCACAGGAAATCATTCCGTTTGCTGCCTGAGCAGCTGGAACTGGACCTGTAGGGAATTTTTAAAATATAATTCACCAATCACTGCTAAAATGATTGGGACTGAGATATGTTAAAACAGACACAACAACAAAAGTTATTACAGAAGCTGTCGCCACAGCAGATTCAGTTAATGAAGCTGCTGCAGGTGCCTACTGTCAATCTGGAAGAAAGAATCAAAGAAGAACTGGA
This window of the Chitinophaga sp. Cy-1792 genome carries:
- a CDS encoding S46 family peptidase, with translation MRKHLVVLLLLMAFSIKWAKADEGMWLPYLLGQQTYNDMVKRGLKLTKDQLYSINKASIKDAIVIFGGGCTGEIVSNEGLIFTNHHCGYDAIASASSVEHNYLKNGFYAQNKQQEITSPKLSVQFLVKVDDVTKQVEDVVKGLNGAERAKKEQEIYADIIAKATNGNGYEAKVVPMFKGNQYLLFVYERYTDVRLVGAPPESVGKFGGDTDNWEWPRHTGDFSIFRVYANKDGKPAPYSAENVPLKPKHFLPVSIKGIKENDYAMIFGYPGGTNRYETSYGVELKTTVENPSVVNLRDVRLKAMFEQMKKDPAVKLQLASSYAGIANYWKFFDGETKQLEKYHVLDEKRKQEAAFIKWAQDKPEFAGVFNDYAAAYKAWSPYAKGRIYLTEGVLGSPVAAFAGSLTGLERALATANVPKETLQQAIEAAKAARTNFLAAENKPSDQKILAATCHMFYTDIPKDQQPGGFYDELKAKYGPLDEDKTYNMWAANLMANTMIFNDAKWNAFIANPDAVTLQNDPAFAYASAFLKNYQGKYLPLYQQFVAKNNDLGREYLKGVMQMQPNANRYPDANFTMRVSYGQVKPYSPRDAVNYDYVCTMKGVIEKYVPGDYEFDLPANYVDLYNKKDFGQYKDAKRNDVVVCFITTNDITGGNSGSPVINANGELIGLAFDGNYEALSHKIQFDSNYNRTICVDVRYVLWCIEKLGGAKNIINELKLVK
- a CDS encoding ribonuclease HII, with the protein product MLLTRYQDLFYEAGCDEAGRGCLAGPVFAAAVILPANFKHPLLNDSKQMKATDRDKLRKIIEKKAICYAVASVDNVEIDKINILKASFKAMHLALDQLVQRPEYILVDGNRFTPYGDIPYACIIEGDGKYASIAAASVLAKTYRDEYMQQLHQEHPHFGWDTNMGYGTKKHREAIQVHGETSYHRKSFRLLPEQLELDL